One window of the Spirochaetota bacterium genome contains the following:
- a CDS encoding acyl-CoA thioesterase, translating to MHAKTVQDSSVTIVMQMTHQDANLAGNVHGGVILRHIDNTGGIVASRHAQTNVVTASIDRVDFHSPVFVGDLLRLIASITHVGRTSIEVGVRVEAENFITGEIRHTASAYLTFVALDAKGKPIAVPGLTLETPDDQRRNREALQRRKMRLKLRETET from the coding sequence ATGCACGCTAAGACGGTACAAGACAGCTCCGTGACCATTGTTATGCAGATGACCCACCAGGACGCGAACCTCGCGGGCAACGTCCACGGGGGCGTCATTCTCCGTCATATAGACAACACCGGGGGAATCGTCGCAAGCAGGCATGCGCAAACGAACGTGGTCACCGCCTCCATCGACCGCGTCGATTTTCACAGCCCGGTATTTGTGGGGGACCTGCTGCGGCTCATCGCGAGCATCACCCACGTGGGAAGAACGTCGATCGAGGTGGGGGTACGCGTCGAGGCGGAAAATTTTATCACCGGCGAGATTCGCCACACGGCCTCGGCATACCTGACCTTTGTCGCACTCGATGCGAAAGGAAAGCCCATTGCGGTGCCGGGGCTCACCCTGGAAACGCCCGACGATCAGCGCCGGAACCGCGAGGCCCTGCAGCGCCGTAAGATGCGCCTCAAGCTGAGGGAAACGGAGACATGA
- a CDS encoding 1-acyl-sn-glycerol-3-phosphate acyltransferase, giving the protein MLKRILMPAWTLASTTVYTLVLAFPTIITAILSRTGRLPFSIGKLWVWLILKSNRVKVQVIGSEKIKNWRSYVFISNHASNLDPLAVAQGIRNTLRFVGKRSLFKIPFFGWAVSLARMIPIDRSDGPAAVTRINRVVRELREGISVYFFAEGTRSGDGTLQKFKKGGVMFALRSRLPIVPITIVNSNRLLPKGSLLVSPGTLKVIIGDPIETEGMKDSARDLLLKKVRGTIARNLRKFSSTLRESPAH; this is encoded by the coding sequence ATGCTGAAGAGAATACTTATGCCCGCCTGGACGCTCGCGTCCACCACCGTCTATACGCTGGTACTCGCCTTCCCGACGATAATCACCGCAATACTCAGCAGGACGGGCAGACTTCCCTTTTCGATCGGGAAGCTGTGGGTGTGGCTCATCCTGAAATCGAACCGCGTCAAGGTACAGGTCATAGGGAGCGAAAAGATCAAGAACTGGCGCTCCTACGTGTTCATATCCAACCACGCGAGCAACCTGGACCCGCTGGCCGTGGCGCAGGGGATCAGGAACACGTTGCGGTTCGTGGGGAAAAGATCCCTCTTCAAGATTCCATTTTTCGGCTGGGCGGTGAGCCTCGCCCGCATGATTCCCATAGACCGCTCCGACGGACCCGCCGCGGTGACGAGGATCAACCGCGTGGTGAGGGAGCTCAGGGAAGGGATCAGCGTCTATTTTTTCGCCGAGGGGACCCGCTCCGGCGACGGCACCCTGCAGAAGTTCAAGAAAGGGGGAGTGATGTTCGCGCTTCGCTCCCGGCTGCCGATAGTACCGATAACGATCGTGAACAGCAACAGGCTTCTTCCCAAGGGCTCACTCCTGGTGAGCCCCGGCACGCTCAAGGTCATAATAGGCGACCCCATCGAGACCGAGGGCATGAAAGATTCGGCCCGGGACCTTCTGCTGAAAAAAGTGCGGGGCACTATCGCGAGGAACCTGCGCAAGTTTTCATCTACGCTGCGGGAATCGCCGGCCCACTAA
- a CDS encoding alpha/beta hydrolase, whose translation MKNIEPAVRTQSIGDTSLQYLDYEGDGAPILLLHATGFLPWMWHPIARELAGDHRVIAPYFCDHRYAEPEEGGLEWLLLAEDLCRLCTSLAIEDPFLVGHSMGGTVITLANALHGQPARAMVLIEPIFLPEELYSLKMSVDQHPLASKSIKRRSTWENDAQVREYLRSRKLFRNWDEEMLELYIRYGMVPGENGGLTLACSPRHEAALFMGSVRYNPWPLLEKIQCPVMVVEGGESENRHFIDLGKASARFPRAVYRVVPGAGHLVPMEKPKETIALIKEML comes from the coding sequence ATGAAAAATATCGAACCGGCAGTACGCACGCAATCGATCGGGGATACGAGCCTACAGTACCTGGATTACGAAGGCGATGGCGCGCCGATACTGCTGCTCCACGCAACGGGCTTCCTGCCGTGGATGTGGCACCCCATCGCCCGGGAGCTGGCCGGAGACCACCGCGTGATCGCGCCCTATTTCTGCGATCACCGATACGCGGAGCCGGAAGAGGGCGGCCTTGAATGGCTCCTTCTTGCCGAGGACCTGTGCCGCCTTTGCACATCACTGGCAATCGAGGACCCCTTTCTCGTAGGGCATTCGATGGGCGGCACCGTAATAACCCTCGCGAACGCCCTGCATGGCCAGCCCGCGCGCGCCATGGTCCTGATAGAACCCATCTTCCTGCCCGAGGAGCTGTATTCGCTCAAGATGAGCGTGGACCAGCACCCGCTCGCCTCCAAATCCATAAAGCGCAGAAGCACCTGGGAAAACGACGCCCAGGTGCGCGAGTACCTTCGATCGAGAAAACTTTTCAGGAACTGGGACGAGGAGATGCTGGAGCTTTACATCCGCTATGGCATGGTCCCGGGAGAAAATGGCGGGCTCACGCTCGCATGCTCCCCGCGCCACGAGGCGGCCCTTTTCATGGGCAGCGTCCGCTACAACCCATGGCCGCTCCTCGAAAAAATCCAGTGTCCCGTGATGGTTGTCGAGGGGGGTGAAAGTGAGAACAGGCACTTCATCGATCTGGGGAAGGCGTCTGCGCGCTTTCCCCGCGCGGTATACCGCGTGGTGCCGGGCGCGGGACATCTCGTTCCCATGGAAAAGCCGAAAGAAACTATTGCCCTTATAAAGGAAATGCTGTAG